The Erigeron canadensis isolate Cc75 chromosome 4, C_canadensis_v1, whole genome shotgun sequence genome window below encodes:
- the LOC122595933 gene encoding probable carboxylesterase 6, whose amino-acid sequence MAIERKIIDQVSGWLTIYDDGFVDRTWTGPPQFKFLSDPVLPHHNFIDGVAINDVVIDEQSDLRVRVYLPQINPDTEKLPIIIHYHGGGFCISQADWFMYYNIYTRLAREIGCIVVSTYLPLAPEHRLPAAIDAGYSTLLWLRDLANKKSSEPWLSTKGDFNRVFLIGDSSGANIVHQVAKKAAIESQNLHPIRLAGAIPIHPGFVRSTRSKSELEKPQSPMLTLDMLDKFLELALPKGSTKDHPITSPMGEPVSELDLPPYLFCVAEEDLVIDTEMEFYEGMKIDGKKIELVVSNGVGHSFYLNKIAIDVDQKTSEETRKLIQVIANFVGTH is encoded by the coding sequence ATGGCAATCGAAAGGAAAATTATCGACCAAGTTTCTGGCTGGCTAACCATCTACGACGACGGTTTCGTTGATCGTACATGGACCGGACCACCACAATTCAAGTTCTTGTCAGACCCTGTCCTGCCACATCACAATTTCATTGATGGGGTCGCAATCAATGATGTTGTGATTGATGAACAATCTGATCTTCGTGTCAGGGTTTATTTACCACAAATAAACCCTGACACTGAAAAACTGCCAATAATTATCCACTACCACGGTGGAGGATTTTGTATTAGTCAGGCAGACTGGTTCATGTACTATAATATCTACACACGTCTTGCACGTGAAATTGGTTGCATAGTGGTTAGTACATACCTTCCACTTGCACCTGAACACCGTCTTCCTGCAGCCATCGACGCTGGCTATTCCACTCTCCTTTGGCTTCGAGACTTGGCAAACAAGAAATCCAGTGAACCATGGTTGTCCACTAAAGGCGACTTTAACCGAGTTTTCCTCATTGGAGACAGCTCGGGGGCTAACATAGTCCACCAAGTGGCCAAAAAAGCAGCCATAGAAAGCCAAAACCTCCATCCAATAAGACTAGCTGGTGCAATACCTATACACCCAGGGTTTGTCCGGTCCACAAGAAGTAAGTCCGAATTGGAAAAGCCGCAATCTCCAATGCTCACTCTAGACATGTTGGACAAGTTCTTGGAGCTAGCCTTACCCAAAGGAAGCACGAAAGACCACCCGATAACATCCCCAATGGGAGAACCCGTATCCGAGCTAGATTTGCCACCATATCTATTTTGTGTAGCAGAGGAAGATCTTGTGATCGATACTGAAATGgaattttatgaaggaatgaaAATAGATGGAAAAAAGATTGAGTTGGTGGTGAGTAATGGAGTTGGACATAGCTTTTATCTCAACAAGATTGCCATTGATGTCGACCAGAAAACCTCAGAGGAAACTCGTAAATTGATTCAAGTGATCGCCAACTTTGTTGGAACCCACTAA
- the LOC122595873 gene encoding cycloartenol-C-24-methyltransferase produces the protein MSKAGALDLASGLGGKIDKDDVLSAVDKYEKYHSDFGGAEEDRKANYTDMVNKYYDLVTSFYEYGWGESFHFAPRWNGESLRESIKRHEHFLALQLGLKPGQKVLDVGCGIGGPLREISRFSSTSVMGINNNEYQITRGKALNRVAGVDRTCDFTKADFMKMPFSDATFDAVYAIEATCHAPDAVGCYKEIFRVLKPGQSFAAYEWCMTDAFDPNNNEHQKIKAEIEIGDGLPDIRSTKQCLAALKEAGFEVIWEQDLAKDSPLPWYLPLDTSHFSLSSFRLTAAGRFITKNMVIALEYVGLAPKGSQRVQSFLEKAAEGLVAGGKKEIFTPMYFFLARKPQ, from the exons ATGTCGAAAGCTGGAGCGTTGGATCTTGCGTCTGGACTCGGTGGCAAAATCGATAAAGATGATGTCCTTTCCGCTGTTGATAA GTATGAGAAGTATCATTCGGATTTTGGAGGTGCGGAGGAAGATAGAAAGGCCAACTACACTGATAtg GTTAACAAGTATTATGATCTTGTCACAAGCTTCTACGAGTACGGTTGGGGAGAATCATTTCATTTTGCCCCAAG GTGGAATGGGGAATCACTTAGAGAGAGCATTAAAAGACATGAACATTTTCTTGCTTTGCAATTAGGCTTGAAGCCTGGACAGAAG gttttggATGTGGGATGTGGAATTGGTGGACCGCTGAGGGAAATTTCTCGTTTTAG CTCCACATCTGTGATGGGAATAAACAATAATGAGTATCAGATAACGAGAGGAAAG GCATTGAACCGTGTTGCGGGAGTAGATCGAACCTGTGACTTTACAAAG GCTGATTTTATGAAGATGCCCTTTTCCGATGCTACTTTTGATGCAGTGTATGCGATTGAGGCTACTTGCCATGCTCCAGATGCG GTTGGATGCTACAAAGAGATATTTAGAGTCTTGAAGCCTGGTCAGTCATTTGCCGCATACGAGTGGTGCATGACCGATGCATTTGACCCTAATAACAACGAACACCAAAAAATTAAG GCAGAGATCGAGATCGGTGATGGCCTTCCTGACATAAGATCAACTAAACAATGTCTTGCAGCTCTAAAAGAAGCAGGTTTTGAG GTTATATGGGAGCAAGATCTCGCAAAAGATTCACCTCTTCCATGGTACTTGCCCCTGGATACAAGTCATTTCTCTCTCAGCAGTTTCCGTCTTACAGCAGCTGGACGGTTTATTACTAAAAATATG GTGATTGCCCTTGAATATGTGGGACTTGCCCCTAAAGGAAGCCAAAGGGTTCAGTCCTTCTTAGAAAAAGCTGCAGAAGGCCTTGTTGCTGGTGGAAA GAAGGAGATCTTTACACCAATGTATTTCTTTTTGGCACGGAAGCCACAATAG
- the LOC122595071 gene encoding ribulose bisphosphate carboxylase small subunit, chloroplastic 2 has translation MASLSSSSVATVTRAVPAQATMVAPFTGLKANVAFPVTRKEKNEFSSLPSNGGRVQCMKVWPPLGLKKYETLSYLPPLSEVSLAKEIDYLLRNGWVPCLEFEVEHGFVYRENHRSPGYYDGRYWTMWKLPMFGCTDSSQVIKELEECKKEYPQAWIRIIGFDNVRQVQCISFIAYKPSGF, from the coding sequence ATGGCTTCCCTCTCCTCATCCAGTGTAGCCACTGTGACTCGAGCTGTCCCAGCTCAAGCCACTATGGTGGCTCCTTTCACCGGTCTAAAAGCAAACGTTGCTTTCCCGGTCACTAGAAAGGAGAAAAATGAATTTTCTTCCCTTCCTAGTAACGGTGGGAGAGTGCAATGCATGAAGGTGTGGCCACCACTTGGATTGAAGAAATACGAGACCCTTTCTTACCTCCCTCCTCTATCTGAGGTGTCGTTGGCTAAGGAAATCGACTACCTTTTAAGAAATGGGTGGGTTCCTTGTTTGGAATTCGAAGTTGAGCATGGATTCGTGTACCGTGAGAACCACAGGTCACCCGGGTACTATGATGGAAGATACTGGACCATGTGGAAGTTGCCCATGTTCGGGTGCACTGACTCGAGCCAAGTCATAAAGGAGCTCGAAGAATGCAAGAAGGAGTACCCACAAGCCTGGATCCGTATCATCGGATTTGACAATGTTCGTCAAGTCCAGTGCATCAGTTTCATTGCATACAAGCCATCAGGCTTCTAA